From the genome of Arcobacter sp. F2176, one region includes:
- a CDS encoding transcriptional antiterminator Rof: protein MYNPISCEFFDQLDIAIQRKIPSTIVYFNQEDILTVKGLVNALVVIKGKEYLLLNNKQKIRLDLIVSFNGKKYIEI from the coding sequence ATGTATAATCCAATTTCATGTGAGTTTTTTGATCAACTAGATATAGCAATACAAAGAAAAATACCATCTACTATTGTTTACTTTAATCAAGAAGATATATTAACGGTAAAAGGATTGGTTAACGCATTAGTAGTAATTAAAGGGAAAGAGTATTTACTCTTAAATAATAAACAAAAAATAAGACTCGATTTAATTGTTTCATTTAATGGTAAAAAATATATAGAAATTTAA
- a CDS encoding peptidylprolyl isomerase codes for MFGSKKELKKYDLPKEELEKFQYAKFTTDKGVIWTKLFPESTPIAVSNFATLANDGFYNGLIFHRVIPGFMAQGGCPDGSGMGGPGWSIPCETDASNHVHKRGTLSMAHAGRNTGGSQFFICFVPCPHLDGGHTVFGGIEENDSESFQTLDSINQKDKIVSIKILPSKDDN; via the coding sequence ATGTTTGGATCAAAAAAAGAGCTAAAAAAATATGATTTACCAAAAGAAGAGTTAGAAAAATTTCAATATGCAAAATTTACAACAGATAAAGGTGTAATTTGGACTAAGTTATTTCCAGAATCAACTCCAATTGCCGTATCAAACTTTGCAACACTTGCAAATGATGGATTTTATAATGGATTAATTTTTCATAGAGTAATTCCTGGATTTATGGCACAAGGTGGATGTCCAGATGGTTCTGGAATGGGAGGACCAGGTTGGTCAATTCCTTGTGAAACAGATGCATCTAATCATGTTCACAAAAGAGGAACATTATCAATGGCACACGCAGGGCGAAATACTGGGGGAAGTCAATTCTTTATTTGTTTTGTTCCTTGTCCACATTTAGATGGTGGGCATACAGTTTTTGGCGGAATTGAAGAAAATGATTCTGAAAGTTTCCAAACATTAGATTCGATTAATCAAAAAGATAAAATTGTTTCAATTAAAATTTTACCATCAAAAGATGATAACTAA
- a CDS encoding penicillin-binding protein 2 translates to MSSKNINKITRIKKIFIILIFIFLSLILLLSNVFVTITDKRRLPNLESSKTELAIRGNILSEDNFKIASSLKLYKATIDTRFLDIKKIDLFVKLFSIYSDIPEAKIYEKISNSLKNPGSIVLSYNIDSKTAKNLKELGFKLRHLNVFKSIEINDNKILRGLNINESGEKRLYSYDDTLTPVIGYIRKYESDNGKTKVNGIKGLEKSYNNILNNTKDGKLEGTRDVLSYISFNKNSIVQNRVDGADLILNIPLRLQKNLELMIDQYKTKLSADEIIVSVMESDTGKIKALASSNRFNPGLIRQTDIPYLDVSAIEFLFEPGSIIKPVSISLVMDKNRIKKDELFNAYNNGKLNSKGEYPRGKYKLGRYIIGDDHEFTKHYLTVDDIFIYSSNIGTLQLAQRLSGKEMYEGLKSFGITEKTQIDLPYEKVGVMPSVRQFSAGEDKGEDNVFKATISYGQGMTGTFMQMIKAYSAFNNNGIIVTPKIVQSLSVNDKKVSLADDTQKRVISKKTANEIKRLLIKTITKGTGVNAQIEGIEVGGKTGTAQIARHGKYQNIYISSFFGFANDKNKKYTIGVTVINPISTGRYWYYHYASWSAVPVFKEVVNNLIKLNYLTKSTDN, encoded by the coding sequence ATGTCTTCAAAAAACATAAACAAAATTACTAGAATTAAAAAAATTTTTATTATACTTATTTTTATTTTCTTAAGCTTAATACTTCTACTGTCAAATGTCTTCGTTACAATTACGGATAAAAGAAGGCTGCCCAATTTAGAGAGCAGTAAAACAGAACTTGCAATAAGGGGAAATATTTTAAGTGAAGACAATTTTAAAATTGCTTCTTCTTTAAAATTATACAAAGCAACTATAGATACTAGATTTTTAGATATTAAAAAAATTGATTTATTTGTTAAACTTTTTTCAATTTATAGTGATATACCTGAAGCTAAAATTTATGAAAAGATAAGTAACTCACTTAAAAATCCTGGTTCAATTGTTCTTTCATATAACATTGATTCAAAAACTGCAAAAAATCTAAAAGAACTAGGATTTAAACTAAGACATTTAAATGTTTTCAAATCAATAGAAATCAATGATAACAAAATATTAAGGGGGCTAAATATAAATGAAAGTGGAGAAAAGCGATTATACTCATATGATGATACTTTAACTCCTGTTATTGGATATATAAGAAAATATGAAAGTGATAATGGAAAAACAAAAGTAAATGGGATTAAAGGTTTAGAAAAAAGTTATAACAATATATTAAATAATACTAAAGATGGAAAACTAGAAGGCACAAGAGATGTACTTTCATATATTTCTTTTAACAAAAACTCAATTGTACAAAATAGAGTTGATGGTGCAGATTTAATTTTAAATATTCCACTTAGACTTCAAAAAAACCTTGAACTAATGATTGACCAATATAAAACAAAATTAAGTGCAGATGAAATTATTGTTTCAGTAATGGAAAGTGATACAGGTAAAATAAAAGCTTTAGCCTCATCAAATAGATTTAATCCAGGATTAATTAGACAAACTGATATCCCATACTTAGATGTAAGTGCCATTGAATTTTTATTTGAACCAGGTTCAATCATAAAACCTGTTTCTATTTCACTAGTTATGGATAAAAATAGAATCAAAAAAGATGAACTGTTTAACGCATATAATAACGGTAAATTAAACTCAAAAGGTGAATATCCAAGGGGAAAATATAAACTTGGTAGATATATAATTGGGGATGACCATGAATTTACAAAACATTATTTAACTGTTGATGATATATTTATTTATTCTAGTAATATAGGAACTTTACAATTAGCTCAAAGACTAAGTGGAAAAGAGATGTATGAAGGGCTTAAAAGTTTTGGAATAACAGAAAAAACTCAAATAGACTTACCATATGAGAAAGTTGGAGTTATGCCAAGTGTAAGGCAATTTTCAGCTGGTGAAGATAAAGGTGAAGACAATGTCTTTAAAGCAACTATTTCATATGGACAAGGTATGACAGGTACTTTTATGCAAATGATTAAAGCATATTCAGCATTCAATAATAATGGAATAATTGTAACACCAAAGATTGTTCAAAGTTTATCAGTAAATGACAAAAAAGTAAGCTTAGCTGATGATACACAAAAAAGAGTTATATCTAAAAAAACAGCTAATGAAATAAAAAGACTACTTATAAAAACAATAACAAAAGGCACAGGAGTTAATGCTCAAATAGAAGGCATTGAAGTTGGAGGGAAAACAGGAACTGCTCAAATTGCAAGACATGGAAAATATCAAAACATATATATTTCATCTTTTTTTGGTTTTGCAAATGATAAAAATAAAAAATACACTATAGGTGTAACAGTAATAAATCCAATATCAACAGGAAGATATTGGTATTATCATTATGCTTCATGGTCAGCTGTTCCTGTTTTCAAAGAAGTTGTTAATAATCTTATAAAACTTAATTATTTAACTAAGAGTACAGATAACTAA